The following are encoded in a window of Kitasatospora fiedleri genomic DNA:
- a CDS encoding HPF/RaiA family ribosome-associated protein, translating to MDRLQTRPRAEVLVETRGAVSAGAPDYARVKVRAVLERLEEPVLGVRVRLVQEPHRTVARPSLAQVVVDLNGRPVRAHVAARTMREAVDLLQDRLVSRLARLRRQRQHPHEPLGLPADGGGHRPEHRVRPPEERRVVRHGSYGPARCTPLAAVRELEALDHDFHLFTDAGSGREGVVYRGTAGGYRLASAGPLSAPVPGLVTGRLAVPRLTLAGARERLDLSGLPFVFFTDAGTGRGHVLYRRYDGHYGLVAPAG from the coding sequence ATGGACCGTCTGCAGACCCGCCCCAGGGCCGAGGTGCTGGTGGAGACCCGCGGCGCGGTGTCGGCCGGTGCGCCGGACTACGCGCGGGTGAAGGTGCGGGCCGTGCTGGAACGGCTGGAGGAGCCGGTGCTCGGGGTGCGGGTGCGGCTGGTCCAGGAGCCGCACCGCACGGTGGCCCGGCCGTCACTGGCCCAGGTGGTGGTGGACCTGAACGGCCGCCCGGTGCGGGCGCACGTCGCGGCGCGGACCATGCGCGAGGCCGTCGACCTGCTCCAGGACCGGCTGGTCTCCCGGCTGGCCCGGCTGCGCCGGCAGCGGCAGCACCCGCACGAGCCGCTGGGCCTCCCGGCCGACGGCGGCGGGCACCGTCCCGAGCACCGGGTCCGCCCGCCCGAGGAGCGCCGGGTGGTGCGGCACGGGAGCTACGGCCCGGCCCGCTGCACGCCGCTCGCCGCGGTGCGCGAACTGGAGGCGCTGGACCACGACTTCCACCTGTTCACGGACGCGGGCAGCGGCCGGGAGGGCGTGGTGTACCGGGGCACCGCGGGCGGCTACCGGCTGGCCTCGGCCGGGCCGCTGTCCGCGCCGGTGCCGGGGCTGGTGACCGGTCGGCTGGCCGTGCCGCGGCTGACCCTCGCCGGGGCCCGGGAGCGGCTGGACCTGAGCGGTCTGCCGTTCGTCTTCTTCACCGACGCCGGGACCGGCCGCGGCCACGTCCTGTACCGCCGCTACGACGGCCACTACGGGCTGGTCGCGCCCGCCGGGTAG
- a CDS encoding MarR family winged helix-turn-helix transcriptional regulator → MSPFSALPGPGDAAQTASSVVELLEILWGGGRDLATAPLSASQLRVMYVLERQDGINLRTLTEALDSTPSSASRLCDRLEAVGFLDRAPSTTSRRELELRLSGRGLAFLAELRARRERQIGAVLDAMPPAERKALVRGLESFQDVLAGTVRPPALGVAGSPSATRSA, encoded by the coding sequence ATGAGCCCCTTCTCCGCCCTTCCGGGTCCAGGCGACGCCGCGCAAACGGCGTCCTCGGTGGTGGAACTGCTGGAGATCCTCTGGGGCGGCGGACGCGATCTGGCGACCGCCCCCCTGTCGGCGTCACAGTTGCGCGTCATGTATGTGCTGGAGCGTCAGGACGGGATCAACCTGCGGACGCTGACCGAGGCGCTGGACTCGACGCCGTCCTCGGCGAGCCGCCTGTGCGACCGGCTGGAGGCGGTCGGGTTCCTCGACCGCGCGCCGAGCACCACCAGTCGGCGCGAGCTGGAGCTGCGGCTCAGCGGTCGCGGCCTGGCCTTCCTCGCCGAGCTGCGGGCCCGGCGGGAGCGGCAGATCGGGGCGGTCCTGGACGCGATGCCGCCCGCGGAGCGCAAGGCCCTGGTGCGCGGCCTGGAGTCCTTCCAGGACGTCCTGGCGGGCACCGTCCGCCCGCCCGCCCTCGGGGTCGCCGGGTCGCCTTCGGCGACGCGGTCGGCCTAG
- a CDS encoding TMEM165/GDT1 family protein, with amino-acid sequence MSFDPLAMLTAFGLIFLAELPDKTMFASLAMGTRMRPLYVWFGTSAAFIVHVAIAVGAGSLLSLLPGLAVKLVSAALFAFGAIVLLRSGGDEDDEEGGPKTVTGFWPVWATAFTTVFIGEWGDLTQITTANLAATNGWLPTAIGSAAALMSVSALALLVGRVIAKRVPLRTIQRVGGLCMAVLAVWTLVEAFTG; translated from the coding sequence ATGTCCTTCGACCCCCTGGCGATGCTCACCGCCTTCGGGCTGATCTTCCTGGCCGAACTTCCCGACAAGACGATGTTCGCCTCGCTGGCCATGGGCACCCGCATGCGCCCGCTCTACGTCTGGTTCGGCACCTCGGCGGCGTTCATCGTGCACGTGGCGATCGCCGTCGGCGCGGGCAGCCTGCTGAGCCTGCTGCCGGGCCTGGCCGTCAAGCTGGTCTCCGCCGCGCTGTTCGCCTTCGGCGCGATCGTGCTGCTGCGCTCGGGCGGCGACGAGGACGACGAGGAGGGCGGCCCGAAGACGGTCACCGGCTTCTGGCCGGTCTGGGCGACGGCGTTCACCACGGTGTTCATCGGCGAGTGGGGCGACCTGACCCAGATCACCACCGCCAACCTCGCCGCCACCAACGGCTGGCTGCCCACCGCGATCGGCTCCGCCGCCGCCCTGATGTCGGTCTCCGCCCTCGCCCTGCTGGTCGGCCGGGTCATCGCCAAGCGCGTCCCGCTGCGCACCATCCAGCGCGTCGGCGGCCTGTGCATGGCGGTCCTGGCCGTCTGGACCCTGGTCGAGGCGTTCACCGGCTGA
- a CDS encoding DedA family protein, protein MRTVTDWLGGLSGPVVYAVVAALVFAEDALFFGFVLPGETAAVLGGVLAHQGGVSLGWVLVTVVGAAVLGDSVGYEVGRRLGPRVLETTSLRRHADRIGRAQDLIRRRGPAAVLLGRFVAFFRALMPALAGVSRMPYRRFLLFNALGGLLWGVGFVLLGYFAGAATPGSRGRSAGPPRWWWRACWCWRCWSTTSAATAGSTPGRRSTRARRSTRAGTTDPAGGGRSALGPAPVRGAQWGASGKEF, encoded by the coding sequence GTGCGGACGGTGACCGACTGGCTGGGCGGCCTGTCCGGGCCGGTGGTGTACGCGGTGGTGGCGGCGCTGGTGTTCGCCGAGGACGCGCTGTTCTTCGGCTTCGTGCTGCCCGGCGAGACCGCGGCGGTGCTCGGCGGGGTGCTGGCCCACCAGGGCGGCGTCTCGCTGGGCTGGGTCCTGGTGACGGTGGTGGGCGCGGCGGTGCTCGGCGACTCGGTCGGCTACGAGGTGGGCCGGCGGCTGGGCCCGCGGGTGCTGGAGACCACGTCGCTGCGCCGGCACGCGGACCGGATCGGCCGCGCCCAGGACCTGATCCGCCGCCGGGGCCCGGCGGCCGTCCTGCTGGGCCGGTTCGTGGCCTTCTTCCGCGCCCTGATGCCCGCCCTGGCGGGGGTGTCCCGGATGCCGTACCGCCGGTTCCTGCTGTTCAACGCGCTCGGCGGCCTGCTGTGGGGCGTCGGCTTCGTCCTGCTCGGCTACTTCGCGGGCGCGGCTACACCAGGGTCGAGGGGACGGTCGGCCGGACCGCCGCGCTGGTGGTGGCGGGCGTGCTGGTGCTGGCGGTGCTGGTCCACTACGTCCGCGGCCACCGCAGGGAGCACGCCCGGGAGAAGGAGCACCCGGGCGCGGAGGAGCACGCGGGCGGGGACGACTGACCCGGCCGGAGGGGGCCGTTCGGCCCTCGGCCCGGCCCCGGTGCGCGGCGCACAGTGGGGGGCATCGGGAAAGGAGTTCTGA
- a CDS encoding cytochrome P450, with amino-acid sequence MATAATTSHPAPRGACPFAPPPVYQQARQDEPVTRVALWDDTPCWLITRHQDARTVLADPRFSADATRPGFPFLSAAARQLGTGNTSFIRMDDPEHGHLRRMLTGDFTLRKTAALRPAIQQVADDLFDRMTAGRTAADLVAEFALPLPSLVICLLLGVPYEDHEFFQHCSRTLLDRSTGTEQATAAQQSLVDYLDALTDSKRAHPDDGILSRLVARGELSTQDIGAMGRLLLIAGHETTANMTALSVLALLRHPDQLAHLRAHPEATPAAVEELLRWLSIVQTGVTRVAIEDAEIGGVLIRAGEGVICQLNTANRDHERYPDGDALDLTRDTRRHLAFGFGVHQCLGQPLARLELEIALDTLLRRLPDLRLAVPFEEIRFRHEMTVYGVESLPVAW; translated from the coding sequence ATGGCCACTGCCGCCACCACCTCCCACCCCGCCCCGCGCGGCGCCTGCCCGTTCGCGCCGCCGCCCGTCTACCAGCAGGCCCGGCAGGACGAACCCGTCACCCGGGTCGCCCTCTGGGACGACACCCCCTGCTGGCTGATCACCCGCCACCAGGACGCCCGCACCGTCCTCGCCGACCCCCGCTTCAGCGCCGACGCCACCCGCCCCGGCTTCCCCTTCCTCAGCGCCGCCGCCCGCCAACTCGGCACCGGCAACACCTCGTTCATCCGGATGGACGACCCCGAGCACGGCCACCTGCGCCGGATGCTCACCGGCGACTTCACCCTCCGCAAGACCGCCGCGCTGCGCCCCGCGATCCAGCAGGTCGCCGACGACCTGTTCGACCGGATGACCGCCGGCCGCACCGCCGCCGACCTGGTCGCCGAGTTCGCCCTCCCGCTGCCCTCCCTGGTGATCTGCCTGCTGCTCGGCGTCCCCTACGAGGACCACGAGTTCTTCCAGCACTGCAGCCGCACCCTGCTGGACCGCAGCACCGGCACCGAACAGGCCACCGCCGCCCAGCAGAGCCTGGTCGACTACCTCGACGCCCTCACCGACAGCAAGCGCGCCCACCCCGACGACGGCATCCTCAGCCGCCTGGTCGCCCGCGGCGAACTCTCCACCCAGGACATCGGCGCCATGGGCCGCCTGCTGCTGATCGCCGGCCACGAGACCACCGCCAACATGACCGCGCTCTCCGTCCTCGCCCTGCTGCGCCACCCCGACCAGCTCGCCCACCTGCGCGCCCACCCCGAGGCCACGCCCGCCGCCGTCGAGGAACTGCTGCGCTGGCTCAGCATCGTGCAGACCGGCGTCACCCGGGTCGCGATCGAGGACGCCGAGATCGGCGGCGTGCTGATCCGGGCCGGCGAGGGCGTCATCTGCCAGCTCAACACCGCCAACCGCGACCACGAGCGCTACCCCGACGGCGACGCCCTCGACCTGACCCGCGACACCCGCCGCCACCTCGCCTTCGGCTTCGGCGTCCACCAGTGCCTCGGCCAGCCGCTGGCCCGGCTGGAACTGGAGATCGCCCTCGACACCCTGCTGCGCCGGCTGCCCGACCTGCGGCTGGCCGTGCCCTTCGAGGAGATCCGCTTCCGGCACGAGATGACCGTCTACGGCGTCGAGTCGCTGCCCGTCGCCTGGTGA
- a CDS encoding PP2C family protein-serine/threonine phosphatase, with amino-acid sequence MVALHAELAEADRAQRLLLASEQAARLHAERMRARLTFLSGGGALLSASLDRAEILRHLDELLVPGHAERADIWLTDHAGRLLPPPAARAPADPPGRRPPRHRRGPHRPAAARRRRRPGRPRRLTLPLTARNTVHGVLDLVRAADFDPDDVAMLTEFAGRAAVAFDNAQRYERERHTAETLQRAMLTDLPTGSGVRLAARYLPATRGMNVGGDWYDAFTRPDGSLLTVVGDVTGHGLRAAVMMGQLRHALRAYGMSQDSPGELLTRLHVFLRHTEPGLCATAVIAHHRPGSPEVTWATAGHLPPLLRGADGEIRALRQRGGAMLGLPMDQTVRDHRLLLAPGSALLLYTDGLVERRREDVARHRPARHGPRLLRTARAATPRPAPRTS; translated from the coding sequence GTGGTGGCGCTGCACGCGGAACTCGCCGAGGCGGACCGCGCCCAACGGCTCCTGCTGGCCTCCGAGCAGGCCGCCCGGCTGCACGCCGAACGGATGCGCGCCCGCCTCACCTTCCTCTCCGGCGGCGGCGCGCTGCTCAGCGCCTCGCTGGACCGGGCCGAGATCCTGCGCCACCTCGACGAGTTGCTCGTCCCCGGCCACGCCGAGCGGGCGGACATCTGGCTGACCGACCACGCCGGCCGGCTCCTGCCGCCCCCGGCGGCCCGGGCGCCGGCCGACCCGCCCGGACGCCGACCACCCCGTCACCGCCGCGGCCCGCACCGGCCTGCCGCAGCGCGCCGCCGCCGACGGCCCGGACGCCCCCGCCGCCTCACCCTCCCGCTCACCGCCCGCAATACCGTCCACGGCGTGCTGGACCTGGTCCGCGCCGCCGACTTCGACCCGGACGACGTCGCCATGCTGACCGAGTTCGCCGGCCGCGCCGCCGTCGCCTTCGACAACGCCCAGCGCTACGAGCGCGAGCGGCACACCGCCGAGACCCTCCAGCGGGCCATGCTCACCGACCTGCCGACCGGCTCCGGCGTCCGCCTCGCGGCCCGCTACCTCCCGGCCACCCGCGGCATGAACGTCGGCGGCGACTGGTACGACGCCTTCACCCGCCCCGACGGCTCGCTGCTCACCGTCGTGGGCGACGTCACCGGCCACGGCCTGCGGGCCGCGGTGATGATGGGTCAGCTCCGGCACGCCCTGCGCGCCTACGGCATGAGCCAGGACTCGCCCGGGGAGCTGCTCACCCGCCTGCACGTCTTCCTGCGCCACACCGAGCCCGGCCTGTGCGCCACCGCCGTGATCGCCCACCACCGCCCCGGCAGCCCGGAGGTCACCTGGGCCACCGCCGGCCACCTCCCGCCGCTGCTGCGCGGGGCCGACGGGGAGATCCGGGCGCTGCGGCAGCGCGGCGGGGCGATGCTCGGCCTCCCGATGGACCAGACCGTCCGCGACCACCGCCTCCTCCTCGCTCCCGGCTCCGCCCTGCTGCTCTACACCGACGGCCTGGTCGAGCGCCGCCGCGAGGACGTGGCTCGGCATCGACCGGCTCGCCACGGTCCTCGGCTCCTCCGCACCGCTCGGGCGGCGACACCGAGGCCGGCGCCGAGGACGTCCTGA
- a CDS encoding AAA family ATPase has product MQATGYAPRGVADLRGRSGPPLALHYGPDAVVVVGGVPGSGKSTLLRRWDAPAGLIDPRTTRLACQARMPAALPYPVYRPAVRLLHLLRTRAAFRRPGPLLVHDCASRWWMRRALAHWARRYGRELHVVLLAVRPAEALAGQHARARTAAPRTFRLHVRRTARLLARLERRGRAAFPGARSVLLADAPARERLTGVRFGDPRGPAGPVDSVGPGA; this is encoded by the coding sequence GTGCAGGCCACCGGGTACGCCCCGCGCGGGGTCGCCGACCTGCGCGGCCGCTCCGGCCCGCCGCTGGCGCTGCACTACGGGCCGGACGCGGTCGTGGTGGTCGGCGGCGTCCCCGGCAGCGGCAAGAGCACCCTGCTGCGGCGCTGGGACGCCCCCGCCGGGCTGATCGACCCGCGCACCACCCGGCTCGCCTGCCAGGCCCGGATGCCCGCCGCCCTGCCCTACCCCGTCTACCGCCCCGCCGTGCGCCTGCTGCACCTGCTGCGCACCCGGGCCGCGTTCCGCCGCCCCGGCCCGCTGCTGGTGCACGACTGCGCCAGCCGCTGGTGGATGCGCCGGGCGCTCGCCCACTGGGCCCGGCGGTACGGGCGCGAGCTGCACGTGGTGCTGCTCGCCGTCCGCCCCGCCGAGGCCCTGGCCGGGCAGCACGCCCGGGCCCGCACCGCCGCGCCGCGCACCTTCCGGCTGCACGTGCGGCGCACCGCCCGGCTGCTGGCCCGGCTCGAACGGCGCGGGCGGGCGGCGTTCCCCGGCGCCCGGTCGGTGCTGCTGGCCGACGCGCCCGCGCGCGAACGGCTGACCGGCGTCCGGTTCGGGGACCCCCGGGGCCCTGCGGGCCCCGTGGACTCCGTGGGCCCCGGGGCCTGA
- a CDS encoding ferredoxin, whose amino-acid sequence MIVHVDRDRCCGAGQCVLAAPEVFDQSDEDGTVVLLDARPPAELVREVADAVAACPAGAIRLEEGAPR is encoded by the coding sequence ATGATCGTCCACGTCGACCGGGACAGGTGCTGCGGCGCCGGGCAGTGCGTCCTCGCCGCCCCCGAGGTGTTCGACCAGAGCGACGAGGACGGCACCGTCGTGCTGCTCGACGCCCGGCCGCCCGCCGAACTCGTCCGGGAGGTCGCCGACGCCGTCGCCGCCTGCCCGGCGGGGGCGATCCGACTGGAGGAGGGGGCACCCCGGTAG